In Aedes aegypti strain LVP_AGWG unplaced genomic scaffold, AaegL5.0 Primary Assembly AGWG_AaegL5_hic_scaff_1246_PBJ_arrow, whole genome shotgun sequence, the following proteins share a genomic window:
- the LOC110680375 gene encoding leukotriene A-4 hydrolase homolog isoform X1, translated as MLTSPQPSIKMRLSPIDPSSYSNAHELIITHIDLEWTVNFEKSTLSGSASLSFKTLRDDVEEIFLDSSDLDIASMAVKTAAGEIPVSWDVGKPVENIGSKLTVYLPTKTSGEFKLIVEYETNPKASALQWLNAEQTCGKKHPYLFSQCQAIHARSLVPCQDTPAVKFTYNATLRHPIGVTGLMSAVKLKSESGVSYFKQSIPIPSYLLAIVVGALVEKPIGPM; from the exons ATGTTAACAT CTCCGCAGCCAAGCATCAAAATGAGACTTAGTCCGATTGATCCGAGCTCCTACTCGAATGCAC ATGAGCTCATCATTACTCACATCGACCTTGAATGGACGGTGAACTTTGAGAAGTCTACATTGTCTGGTAGCGCTTCATTGTCGTTTAAAACCTTAAGAGATGATGTTGAGGAAATA TTTTTGGATAGCAGCGACCTTGATATTGCATCCATGGCAGTTAAAACTGCAGCAGGAGAGATACCGGTCAGCTGGGATGTGGGAAAACCTGTTGAGAACATCGGTTCCAAGTTGACGGTTTACTTGCCGACGAAAACATCCGGTGAATTCAAATTGATTGTCGAGTACGAAACCAACCCGAAGGCCAGTGCTCTCCAATGGTTAAACGCTGAACAGACGTGCGGTAAGAAGCACCCGTATCTGTTCAGTCAGTGTCAGGCAATCCATGCGCGGTCTCTTGTTCCTTGCCAGGACACACCGGCCGTGAAATTCACCTACAATGCAACG ctTCGGCATCCGATTGGTGTAACTGGTTTGATGAGTGCCGTTAAACTGAAATCAGAAAGCGGAGTGTCGTACTTCAAGCAAAGCATTCCCATTCCAAGTTATCTTTTGGCAATCGTAGTGGGAGCCCTGGTGGAAAAACCCATTGGTCCCATGTAA
- the LOC110680375 gene encoding leukotriene A-4 hydrolase homolog isoform X2 has translation MRLSPIDPSSYSNAHELIITHIDLEWTVNFEKSTLSGSASLSFKTLRDDVEEIFLDSSDLDIASMAVKTAAGEIPVSWDVGKPVENIGSKLTVYLPTKTSGEFKLIVEYETNPKASALQWLNAEQTCGKKHPYLFSQCQAIHARSLVPCQDTPAVKFTYNATLRHPIGVTGLMSAVKLKSESGVSYFKQSIPIPSYLLAIVVGALVEKPIGPM, from the exons ATGAGACTTAGTCCGATTGATCCGAGCTCCTACTCGAATGCAC ATGAGCTCATCATTACTCACATCGACCTTGAATGGACGGTGAACTTTGAGAAGTCTACATTGTCTGGTAGCGCTTCATTGTCGTTTAAAACCTTAAGAGATGATGTTGAGGAAATA TTTTTGGATAGCAGCGACCTTGATATTGCATCCATGGCAGTTAAAACTGCAGCAGGAGAGATACCGGTCAGCTGGGATGTGGGAAAACCTGTTGAGAACATCGGTTCCAAGTTGACGGTTTACTTGCCGACGAAAACATCCGGTGAATTCAAATTGATTGTCGAGTACGAAACCAACCCGAAGGCCAGTGCTCTCCAATGGTTAAACGCTGAACAGACGTGCGGTAAGAAGCACCCGTATCTGTTCAGTCAGTGTCAGGCAATCCATGCGCGGTCTCTTGTTCCTTGCCAGGACACACCGGCCGTGAAATTCACCTACAATGCAACG ctTCGGCATCCGATTGGTGTAACTGGTTTGATGAGTGCCGTTAAACTGAAATCAGAAAGCGGAGTGTCGTACTTCAAGCAAAGCATTCCCATTCCAAGTTATCTTTTGGCAATCGTAGTGGGAGCCCTGGTGGAAAAACCCATTGGTCCCATGTAA